The Coffea eugenioides isolate CCC68of chromosome 8, Ceug_1.0, whole genome shotgun sequence genome has a segment encoding these proteins:
- the LOC113780491 gene encoding uncharacterized protein LOC113780491 translates to MEEAIQWAVERHIEHLADIVCTEDGEVNLGAMVAEDSLVRVEEDMQVGVLAAHGPVEIPCEGRLVVELGCGEGDRLVAEENLSPRPIISHGDLTAPAVMQLNIDQSAALERDPKQVKLRVDGGFFLQIGSYGPRRPLPATPSRFFSMINALFWNIRGVAKPPNLRRLKKLIRLNNFQLVAICEPKLNVKNVESIRLRLSFDAVVVNLSTDIWVFYNLPFTCSVIGNSDQHISLLLSHSWLPCALHFSFVHAKCTLEERKELWQALVLEKPSSQPWCICGDFNAIIAPEEKKGGRPFGSSEGLELMSFMEEAEVFDVGFSGSSFTWCNNRQGRARIWKRLDRLLINEECSDLPASVAVSHLARHPSDHAPLKISFASRLDSKPHPFRFLNVWTSNGSLLDVIRTAWQWECQGSPMKILWTKLLSTRRAIQEWNKHTFGNIFDASREAEAAVRRTEARLETEGSDDAQVELHRAQAWLNNALSVEEHYWKQKRRTQGIIHRIKDANGVWLESDEEIANEAVSYFSDLFSEPAGNAEDLLQVIPTCVTAEESARLEADPTMEEVKRVIFAIDGESAAGPDGFTSRFFSFAWEVIGPEVFNAILSFFCGAVIPRFFTSTSIILIPKGPNLQDFSKFRPISLCTFFNKVLSKILADRLASLLPCLVSHQQTGFVKRRNITENYLLTQELVSGIRKASRGGNAALKLDMSKAYDRVSWLFLINVLRRFGFGERFIDMVWRLISNVRFSVIINGASYGFFQSRRGLRQGDPLSPALFVLGAEVLSRALNNVVAQAGFMGFKVPLGCSPVTHLAFADDVLIFTNRSARALRNIIRVLELYQSSSGQQVNGQKSGYVVQPSTPIARWRTIERITGFPQLQSPIRYLGFPLYLGRSKASDFGEVSHAVLGRILSWKSKLLFQGGKLVLIKHVLSSIPLHLLSAAVLPASVFSMIEKVCSNFLWGSSEGGPRYHWIRWDQLCFPTEEGGVGFRQLRDVYTAFSLKLWWKFRRGDSLWAKFLLAKYCRHSHPCQVEYTAGASAIWKRLTNVSRHAELSMRWLVNSGTCDFWYDNWLGSGALFHRVPVRDTLTFKDFLVDGRWSSLLLARHFPTDIMDLILQQPPPVGERPDELVWMPSASGQFSLSSAFQEVRQVRSASWIFSHIWHRQLPLKVSFFMLRLLLQRLPLNDALGRFGVQLPSKCFCCRSATGESSEHIFSSDQLAREEWSYFGAVCGIGSPQGRVCDRMVMWWLSSQSKGQRRVVVSILPSFICWHIWKARNKAVREGVSLSSGDICHGIIQDVVLAVSSEVNRWNLCLPFDQFFDRLSTPPVPLQCRIVRWQAAGTGIATLNTDGWSKGNPGVSGGGGVLRDSEGRFLIGYSVCLGVSTSLRAEVLALLAGLRLCHQRGFTQVRVQSDSLVLVGILQRRLQCPWQIRREVFHIWQLEEDSGHFSHCFRETNTVADILANEGLLHPLVRMKSYN, encoded by the exons ATGGAGGAGGCAATCCAGTGGGCGGTGGAGCGTCATATCGAGCATCTGGCAGACATCGTTTGCACAGAGGACGGGGAAGTGAATCTGGGTGCGATGGTAGCAGAAGACAGTCTGGTGCGGGTGGAGGAGGATATGCAGGTTGGGGTGTTAGCTGCTCATGGACCAGTTGAAATCCCATGTGAAGGAAGGCTGGTCGTGGAGCTTGGCTGTGGAGAGGGAGATCGGTTGGTGGCAGAAGAAAATTTGTCTCCAAGACCCATTATAAGCCATGGGGATTTGACAGCACCCGCTGTGATGCAGCTCAATATAGATCAGTCGGCAGCTTTGGAGAGGGACCCTAAACAAGTCAAACTAAGGGTCGACGGGGGATTCTTCCTTCAGATAGGCAGCTACGGTCCACGTCGACCGCTTCCAGCAACTCCTTCCAGGTTCTTTTCCATGATTAATGCTCTTTTCTGGAACATCAGGGGGGTTGCTAAGCCTCCTAATTTGAGACGACTTAAAAAATTAATTCGTTTGAATAACTTCCAATTGGTAGCTATTTGCGAGCCTAAACTCAATGTTAAGAATGTGGAGTCAATCCGATTAAGGCTATCTTTTGATGCTGTAGTGGTTAACTTATCGACGGATATTTGGGTGTTTTATAATTTGCCTTTTACTTGCTCTGTCATTGGTAATTCGGATCAGCACATTTCCCTTTTATTGTCACATTCGTGGCTACCATGTGCACTGCACTTCTCTTTTGTTCACGCCAAATGTACATTAGAGGAGCGTAAGGAGCTATGGCAAGCCTTGGTCCTTGAGAAACCAAGTTCCCAACCGTGGTGTATTTGTGGGGATTTTAATGCTATTATTGCTcctgaggaaaagaaagggggacGTCCCTTTGGTAGTTCGGAGGGTTTGGAGCTAATGTCGTTCATGGAGGAGGCGGAGGTGTTTGATGTAGGTTTTTCGGGGTCGTCATTCACCTGGTGTAACAACCGTCAGGGCAGGGCGAGAATTTGGAAGAGATTGGATAGATTGCTGATTAATGAGGAATGCTCTGACCTCCCTGCATCTGTTGCAGTTTCTCATTTAGCTAGGCATCCTTCTGATCACGCTCCGTTAAAAATATCTTTTGCGTCCCGTTTGGATAGCAAGCCACACCCATTCCGATTCCTTAATGTCTGGACTTCCAATGGTTCGTTACTTGATGTCATTCGTACTGCCTGGCAGTGGGAGTGCCAGGGTTCACCCATGAAGATCCTATGGACGAAATTGCTGAGTACTAGAAGGGCCATCCAGGAGTGGAACAAGCATACTTTCGGGAACATTTTTGACGCGTCCCGGGAGGCAGAGGCTGCTGTGCGCCGGACAGAGGCAAGACTGGAGACTGAGGGCTCTGATGACGCTCAGGTGGAGCTTCATCGGGCTCAAGCATGGCTCAATAATGCGTTGTCTGTGGAAGAACACTACTGGAAGCAGAAG AGGAGAACGCAAGGGATTATTCACCGGATTAAAGACGCAAACGGAGTGTGGTTGGAATCTGACGAGGAGATAGCAAATGAAGCGGTGAGCTATTTTTCGGATCTTTTCTCTGAGCCAGCGGGTAATGCGGAGGACTTGCTGCAGGTGATCCCAACATGTGTTACAGCTGAGGAGAGTGCTCGCTTGGAGGCCGACCCGACTATGGAGGAGGTGAAGAGGGTCATTTTCGCAATCGATGGGGAGAGTGCAGCGGGCCCGGATGGTTTCACGAGTAGGTTTTTTTCTTTCGCTTGGGAGGTGATTGGGCCGGAGGTATTTAATGCTATTCTGAGTTTTTTTTGTGGGGCTGTGATTCCTCGGTTCTTTACCTCCACTTCCATTATATTGATCCCAAAAGGGCCCAACCTTCAGGACTTCTCGAAATTTAGACCGATTAGCCTGTGCACTTTTTTCAATAAAGTGCTATCCAAGATCTTGGCGGATAGATTGGCCTCCCTCTTGCCGTGCCTGGTGTCGCATCAGCAAACTGGCTTTGTTAAGAGACGGAACATTACTGAGAACTATCTGCTCACACAAGAGCTAGTGTCAGGGATACGCAAGGCTTCGAGGGGAGGAAATGCTGCTTTAAAATTGGATATGTCCAAAGCTTATGATAGGGTATCTTGGCTATTCCTGATCAATGTTTTGCGGCGTTTCGGGTTTGGGGAAAGATTTATTGATATGGTGTGGAGACTGATCTCAAATGTGCGGTTTTCGGTTATTATCAATGGGGCCTCCTATGGTTTCTTTCAATCGAGGAGGGGGCTAAGACAGGGGGATCCTTTATCTCCCGCGCTGTTTGTGCTAGGGGCAGAGGTTCTATCTAGGGCATTAAACAACGTTGTAGCACAGGCTGGTTTTATGGGGTTCAAAGTACCGTTGGGGTGTTCCCCAGTTACGCACTTGGCCTTCGCGGATGATGTGTTGATTTTTACTAATAGATCTGCTCGTGCTTTACGGAATATTATTCGGGTGTTGGAATTATATCAAAGTTCGTCCGGTCAACAGGTAAATGGGCAAAAGAGTGGTTATGTGGTGCAACCGTCCACCCCCATAGCACGGTGGAGGACTATCGAGCGTATTACAGGGTTCCCTCAGCTGCAATCTCCTATCCGGTACTTAGGGTTCCCGCTATACCTCGGAAGGAGTAAGGCATCGGATTTTGGGGAAGTGAGTCACGCTGTACTTGGGAGAATTCTTTCATGGAAGTCCAAGCTGTTGTTCCAGGGGGGCAAGCTCGTGCTTATCAAACATGTCCTTTCTTCTATTCCCTTGCACTTATTATCGGCCGCAGTATTACCGGCTTCAGTGTTTAGCATGATTGAGAAGGTTTGTTCTAACTTCTTGTGGGGATCAAGCGAGGGGGGACCTAGGTATCATTGGATTCGATGGGATCAGTTGTGCTTTCCAACGGAGGAGGGGGGAGTGGGTTTCCGACAACTCCGAGACGTGTATACGGCATTCTCATTGAAGTTATGGTGGAAATTCCGTAGGGGGGATTCTTTATGGGCTAAGTTCTTGCTAGCAAAATATTGTCGCCATTCTCATCCGTGTCAGGTGGAGTATACTGCAGGGGCGTCGGCTATTTGGAAACGGCTAACTAATGTGAGCCGTCACGCGGAACTGTCCATGCGGTGGTTGGTGAATTCGGGAACATGTGATTTTTGGTATGACAACTGGTTGGGTAGCGGGGCTCTCTTCCACAGAGTCCCAGTTCGGGACACCCTGACATTCAAGGATTTTTTGGTAGATGGACGATGGAGCTCACTGCTCCTTGCTCGCCATTTTCCCACGGACATCATGGATTTGATATTACAGCAGCCTCCCCCAGTTGGTGAGCGGCCGGATGAGTTGGTATGGATGCCGTCGGCCTCCGGGCAGTTTTCGTTATCATCCGCTTTCCAAGAGGTCAGGCAAGTGCGGAGCGCATCCTGGATTTTTTCCCACATTTGGCATCGGCAGCTCCCCTTGAAGGTATCCTTTTTTATGCTCCGATTATTGTTACAGAGGCTGCCGCTCAATGACGCCTTGGGTAGGTTTGGGGTTCAATTACCATCAAAGTGTTTTTGTTGCCGCTCGGCGACAGGGGAGTCGAGTGAGCATATTTTTTCATCAGACCAACTAGCAAGGGAGGAATGGAGTTACTTTGGAGCCGTCTGTGGAATAGGTTCGCCTCAGGGTCGGGTGTGCGATAGAATGGTGATGTGGTGGCTGTCCAGCCAGTCAAAGGGTCAAAGACGGGTGGTGGTCTCCATTCTCCCATCCTTTATCTGCTGGCATATTTGGAAGGCAAGAAACAAAGCAGTCAGGGAGGGGGTTAGCTTGTCATCAGGAGACATCTGTCATGGTATTATCCAGGATGTTGTGTTGGCAGTCTCCAGCGAGGTAAACAGGTGGAATCTCTGCCTgccttttgaccaattttttgATAGGCTATCCACACCCCCAGTGCCGCTTCAGTGCAGAATTGTTCGGTGGCAGGCAGCAGGCACGGGGATAGCGACACTTAATACAGACGGATGGTCTAAGGGTAACCCGGGAGTAAGTGGCGGGGGTGGTGTTCTCCGGGATTCAGAGGGTCGCTTTTTGATTGGCTATTCAGTTTGCCTGGGGGTTAGTACGAGTTTACGTGCGGAGGTATTGGCCTTGTTAGCGGGTCTTCGTCTTTGTCATCAGAGAGGATTCACACAGGTTCGAGTACAATCCGATTCGTTGGTATTGGTTGGTATATTGCAACGCCGGTTACAGTGTCCGTGGCAGATTCGAAGAGAGGTATTCCATATATGGCAGCTAGAGGAGGATTCAGGGCATTTCTCTCATTGCTTTCGCGAGACAAATACGGTGGCAGACATCCTCGCCAATGAAGGCCTCCTGCACCCTCTTGTCCGGATGAAGAGTTATAACTAA